AAAGAGACTTTAACCTATGACCGTTTATATGAACTGAACGTTTTTAAAAACGTGAAGATCGAATATGTAAAATCCAAAGACAGTGCAAATATTCTGAATCCGCTGATTCAGTTAACTCCACAAAAGCGGATGAGTAACCGGGTAGAGGGGGAGGTTCCTTTTAATGCCGGTACAGTAGGATTTACCCTGAGTAATACTTATACGAATAATAATATTTTCAGAGGGGCAGAGCGGTTTGAATTTCAGGTAAAAGGTGGCCTTCAGTCCAGGATCGGGCAGGGCGGTTCCTTATTCAGTGATATTTACCAGCGTGATTTCTCTGTGAGTGCTAACCTGGCAGTACCGAGGCTGATGGTTCCATTTAGTATTCCGATGATGGGGAAAAATGGAATGCCAACAACCACGTTTTCTACCAGTTATATTTACTCGCTGCAAAAAGATTTCTTTGTACGCCGTGCATTACTGAATTCCATTACCTATGAATGGGTGGAGACGAAGTCGAAACTGCATTCCTTTACACCGCTTAATTTTGAATATAGATTTGGAGGGTTATTAATTGATACGAACACTGTAGATGGAAAAACTACTTTTCTGAATAATATTTATAATATCAACCTGCTGACCAGAAAAGATCTGACCATCGGGATGAAATATGCCTATTCCCTGAATGCCAATAAACTGCTGCTTAATAAAAGCTTTATTTATTTCCGGGGAAATATAGATATCGCCGGTAATATGCTGGATGGGATTTCCAAAATTATTGATACCAAACATGATCCTTCCACAGGAGATTATGCGAAAATTCTGGGTTTACCTTTTAATCAGTATGTGCGTCCTGAAGTTGATATACGCTGGTATAAAAGTTTAGGATTGGACAGGCAGTTTATCGCGCGTATTAATGGAGGTGTTGGAGTTGCTTATGGTAACTCGGTAGCCGTTCCTTTTGAAAAGTTATTCTTTGCGGGTGGTGCCAGTGGGGTGAGAGCGTGGCAAGCCCGAACATTAGGCCCCGGTAATTATAACCGCGGAATCAGCTTGCCTACAGAACAACAACGGAAAATCTCTTATGGTATAGATCAATTGGGGCAGATGCACATTGAGGCCAACCTGGAATACCGTTATAAATTAATTGATAACTTTTTTGGTGCGAAACTTAAAGGTGCTGTATTCCTTGATGCTGGTAACGTATGGAATATATCTCCCGGCAACCCAAATCCTGAGACCTACTTTAATTTTAAAAACCTGGGCAATCAGATTGGTGTAGGTACCGGCGTAGGGTTCAGATATGATTTACAGTATTTTGTATTCAGGTTTGATGTCGGTTTGAAGTTGAGAGATCCTCAGTTTGAACCAAAAAATCAGTGGGTAATTGAGAAGTTATTTAGCGGAAGGAAAGAATTTCAGGATGCTTATAAACTGGCTAACAGTCCGGATACTTACCGGTTTTTCCAATACAATTTTGGTATAGGGTTACCATTCTAAACAACATAAAAAAAGGGGTGTATCCAAAAGATATACCCCTTTTTTATATCCATATAATATTAAAAAGCCCTTTTTAAAGTATCAAATGTGGTTTCAAAGAAGGTCGAAAGATTCAGCCCGTTACTATGGTTAAAGTAGATAAAGATCAATAAAATAATCACTGCATAAATAATCAATTTCCTGAAGGCAAAAGCAATGAAAACCAGTAGTACAGGGAAAAGAATCATCCAGATGCTATTGATCGTAAACGGGTTCAGGCTTCCGTCTTTTTTATAGATGTAAAGCAATTTGCTGTGTGTGCCTTTATCATTCTGATGTTTTACATAAACGAAAGATGATTTGTCAATTTGTAAAGGTAAAATAGCTACACCATCATTAAACTTTAAGGTTTGTGTGAAACCGCTAACCGTAAAGGTATACAGGCCATTGATCTTTTCCAGCGGACGATCAAGCGAGTCGGCAGCAATAATAGCCAGTTTGCTGTTTTTGAGTAAGCTTTCTTTAACGATGAAATTGTCGATGTCTGACTTTTGGGCATAGCCGGCGCTGGAAATCAGCAGGAATAATAAACAGTAATATATTGTTTTCATTGGTCTTGATATGGGTTTATCCAGGAGCAGGCACCTTATGGTTTTACTCAATGGAGCGTTTGTTGTAAATGAGATACCCCAAATGTAGTAAAACGCCGTTTCTTTTTATCGGATCATCATATAAATTATAACTCAGGCTGACCGGGCCCACTGGTGTATGGTAAACAAGGCCTGCGGTTCCCGCATAATGAATATGATTAAATGTAGGGCTGTTTTTTACATCCTGAAACCCATTCTGGGTAATTTCCTGGTAAGGTAAAAATAGAAAAGCTTCTACTCTGAGATCCAGATTTTTACGGAGCTTGTAGATGTTTTTCAAGCCTCCTGCCACATAAGTACTTGCTCTGAATTTCTCCAGGAATAAAGACCTGCTGTCCTGTAACGGATAAAATGCTGGTGCGACCAGCAGCGTGGAATAGTAATTTGAAAACAACGGCTGATTGGATATTACACCTTCTACCAGGTAGCCAAGAGTGTATTTGCCTTTGTGAAAGAAATAATTTTCATCGCTCAGTTTGGCATTAAACCAGGCTCTGTGTTTTTCATTTTCTTCTATATCTGTTGAAACCCCGCTATTCCTGGAGATATTGCCGGGCGTATAAGTTTCCACACCATTGAAATAATTAACACTGAGCAGGAAATTCCTGCCCCGGGTAGCATACTGTTTCCGGTTAAAAGTATTCTGTTCAAAAGCTACCGTAGTTCTGGATCCGTTGAAAACAGTTTTATCTAAGATGTCACCAATATTAAAGGAATTGGTAGGACTATAATGGTCATTGTTGTTGATGAATGAAGTGCTGAGCGTGATCCTGGTATTGCGGTTCAATGGGATCCCTGCTTTAAGTTCAATCTTTCTGTCCGACTGCTCAATATAAGTGGGGTGCGGATTTTCAATAAAAATCTGGCTCGTATTATAGAAGTTAAAGTGATTATAAGTCATTTCGCCGCTTAAAAAGAAAGGTAATTTTGAAGGATAATCAATACGGCCATTGAGTTGAACAGACTCGTAAAAACGACCCGAATAAAAGTTCGTACCGAAAGTATAAGCCTTGCGGTCGAGATAGTTATACTGCAAACCAAGGAACACGTTACTAATTGGCCGGCTGGAAATATTACCACCAAAATCAAGTTTAAAGCTCCTTTTGGGTTTGGCTACGATGCCGAAAATATAACTATCAGATTCCGGGTTGTAAGTTATCTTTGGGTAAATAGTTTCGAAAGTTTCATCTGCTACCAGTTTATAATAACCCTGTTTGATATCTGCCAGGTTAAAGGTTGGTTTATCGCTTTTAAACAGACGTTCGATATAGCGTTTCTGCTGACTGTTCACACCCGTCACCTTCACATCGCTAAATACCAGCTGCGGCTTTTTATTGTTGAAAATGCTTCTTTTAAGCGCGAGTTCTTCGGAGCTGACCCTGCGTTGTACCGATTTCAGGATTCTGGGCATATCAGCCATCGTTGCATCATATCCTTGCTTAATCAGTTCGGCAACAGGGCTGAAGTTACTGGAACTAAAATCCTGCAGATCGGGTTGGATGTAGATTCCATTTTTACCAACTAAAGTAGAATCTGATTTAGATAAAAACATGAATAGCATCAGCCTGTTGATCAGGCGTTCATCCCCGGTTTTTGGATACTCCTTAAAATTTTTGGAAGACACATTTGCGCCGATAATATAATCGGGTTTGAACTCTTTTTGCATTACATCGGCAGGGAAATTATTATATAACCCACCGTCAAATACATATTTATTGTCCAGTTTAATTGGTCTGTAGATCATCGGGACAGTCATCGTAGCCCTTACAGCCTCGGCCAGACTGCCACTTTTTACCGTGATACTGGTTTGTGAAAATATATCAGATACCATGCAGCGGTAAGGCACAAAGAGATTGTTGAAATTATCTTTGGCTATGGCCGATGCTTGTGATAACAATTCAATTAAAGCGAAGTTTAAAGGGATGTCATTCACCAGGTTAGACCGGAAGTTTACCCGTAAAGCTG
The Pedobacter cryoconitis DNA segment above includes these coding regions:
- a CDS encoding BamA/TamA family outer membrane protein, translating into MKAYPICKKKFQFPAILLFIILFAAACSSTKFIESNQSIVKVVEIDSIPSRYKEEAMNYIQKDIRPASRLGINVGLYNIFYTLFKTKAVGKKAPVLDSTLVEISRGQVEKYLMSKGYFMAKVRSEIKVKNQRAQVDFIATPGPAFFIGKVTTTIPDPAVRKLYKEDKSFNSHLHEGVQYDDDSLSVEREQIYTMMKEHGYYDFSRPYVRFEVDSTLNKSRANVALFIDTPANKGSHTQYMIGETNILVAPSTEGFTDSITLNPRIFRGIRYTDLSKRFRRNPIVRYDFLKQGDVYDVNKETLTYDRLYELNVFKNVKIEYVKSKDSANILNPLIQLTPQKRMSNRVEGEVPFNAGTVGFTLSNTYTNNNIFRGAERFEFQVKGGLQSRIGQGGSLFSDIYQRDFSVSANLAVPRLMVPFSIPMMGKNGMPTTTFSTSYIYSLQKDFFVRRALLNSITYEWVETKSKLHSFTPLNFEYRFGGLLIDTNTVDGKTTFLNNIYNINLLTRKDLTIGMKYAYSLNANKLLLNKSFIYFRGNIDIAGNMLDGISKIIDTKHDPSTGDYAKILGLPFNQYVRPEVDIRWYKSLGLDRQFIARINGGVGVAYGNSVAVPFEKLFFAGGASGVRAWQARTLGPGNYNRGISLPTEQQRKISYGIDQLGQMHIEANLEYRYKLIDNFFGAKLKGAVFLDAGNVWNISPGNPNPETYFNFKNLGNQIGVGTGVGFRYDLQYFVFRFDVGLKLRDPQFEPKNQWVIEKLFSGRKEFQDAYKLANSPDTYRFFQYNFGIGLPF
- a CDS encoding patatin-like phospholipase family protein; this encodes MICLKKIFLGLLCFCTFQANAQKVGLVLSGGGAKGLAHIGTLKALEENHIPIDYITGTSMGGIVGALYASGYSPEQIEKIALTTDFQDWVSGRFKSDYSFFFQKSSINASLITAKLSIDTALRVNFRSNLVNDIPLNFALIELLSQASAIAKDNFNNLFVPYRCMVSDIFSQTSITVKSGSLAEAVRATMTVPMIYRPIKLDNKYVFDGGLYNNFPADVMQKEFKPDYIIGANVSSKNFKEYPKTGDERLINRLMLFMFLSKSDSTLVGKNGIYIQPDLQDFSSSNFSPVAELIKQGYDATMADMPRILKSVQRRVSSEELALKRSIFNNKKPQLVFSDVKVTGVNSQQKRYIERLFKSDKPTFNLADIKQGYYKLVADETFETIYPKITYNPESDSYIFGIVAKPKRSFKLDFGGNISSRPISNVFLGLQYNYLDRKAYTFGTNFYSGRFYESVQLNGRIDYPSKLPFFLSGEMTYNHFNFYNTSQIFIENPHPTYIEQSDRKIELKAGIPLNRNTRITLSTSFINNNDHYSPTNSFNIGDILDKTVFNGSRTTVAFEQNTFNRKQYATRGRNFLLSVNYFNGVETYTPGNISRNSGVSTDIEENEKHRAWFNAKLSDENYFFHKGKYTLGYLVEGVISNQPLFSNYYSTLLVAPAFYPLQDSRSLFLEKFRASTYVAGGLKNIYKLRKNLDLRVEAFLFLPYQEITQNGFQDVKNSPTFNHIHYAGTAGLVYHTPVGPVSLSYNLYDDPIKRNGVLLHLGYLIYNKRSIE